In Oryza brachyantha chromosome 1, ObraRS2, whole genome shotgun sequence, the following are encoded in one genomic region:
- the LOC102721231 gene encoding uncharacterized protein LOC102721231, translating to MAAARQLLVHRLSCACSSGTLLKSNSTGRLPTSSCKARCWSSSDALPGPKARVRMAVAIKPPRPRAAAAAAGKDRIVRAGDDDDGVSLGTVKLPANIDIARFETLLFQWANSLCQGANLPLPVPLRVDKVEGGVRLGFMAVEDGATQVLVYIDCLVSPATAASGPVFRAIRNGPMKDQEPPGEPRIMRSLLQALQKSIQIAQV from the exons atggcggcggcgaggcagctGCTGGTCCACAGGCTCTCCTGTGCTTGCTCCTCAGGTACACTCCTGAAATCGAACTCGACTGGACGCCTCCCTACTTCCAGCTGCAAGGCCAGATGCTGGAGCAGCAGTGATGCCCTCCCCGGTCCGAAGGCAAGGGTGAGGATGGCCGTTGCCATCAaaccgccgcggccgcgcgccgccgccgcagcggcggGGAAGGACCGCATTGTGCGggcgggcgacgacgacgacggggtcAGCCTCGGCACGGTGAAGCTTCCTGCCAACATCGACATCGCTCGGTTCGAGACCCTGCTCTTCCAG TGGGCGAACAGCCTCTGCCAAGGCGCGAACCTGCCGCTCCCGGTGCCTCTGAGG GTGGACAAGGTGGAGGGCGGCGTCCGGCTCGGATTCATGGCGGTGGAGGACGGCGCGACGCAGGTGCTGGTCTACATCGACTGCCTggtgtcgccggcgacggcggcctctGGGCCGGTGTTCCGAGCGATCAGGAACGGCCCTATGAAGGACCAGGAGCCACCTGGGGAGCCCAGGATCATGAGAAGCCTACTCCAGGCGCTCCAAAAGTCTATCCAGATTGCGCAAGTTTGA
- the LOC102721510 gene encoding sorting nexin 1, which produces MSNVRSAPGALSQERSQSQSPRSPPAAAAAGMPFLSISVTDPVKMGTGVQAYISYRVITKTNLPEFEGQEKIVIRRYSDFEWLHDRLAEKYKGVFIPPLPEKNAVEKFRFSKEFIELRRQALDLFVNRIASHPELKQSGDFRIFLQADEEKMDRERSYETGIFKKPSDFLQMFKDVQSKVSDVVLGKEKPVEESTPEYEKLKNYIFELENHLAETQKQAFRLVKRHRELGQSLADFGKAIKLLGACDGGSLEKVFSEVGSKSEMLSVKLQREADNLLFNFEEPLKDYVRAVQSIKATMVDRANAFRQHHDLFQQKDYKEINLDKLKFVTPDKISELEAEVRELQADSEEATKRFEHIAAVMNEELARFQEQKTADIGLAFHEFAKGQAKLAKDIADAWRGVLPKLEACSTS; this is translated from the exons ATGTCCAACGTTAGATCCGCCCCTGGCGCGCTGTCGCAGGAGAGGAGCCAGTCGCAGAGccctcggtcgccgccggcggcggcggcggctgggatGCCGTTCCTATCGATCTCCGTTACAGATCCAGTGAAGATGGGTACCGGAGTCCAGGCCTACATCTCCTATCGCGTCATCACCAAG ACCAACCTGCCTGAATTCGAGGGGCAAGAGAAAATTGTTATCCGGCGATATAGTGACTTTGAGTGGTTGCATGATCGTCTTGCTGAGAAGTACAAGGGCGTTTTTATACCTCCCCTTCCAGAGAAGAATGCTGTTG AAAAATTCCGGTTTAGCAAAGAGTTCATTGAATTACGGCGTCAAGCCCTGGATCTATTTGTCAATAGAATAGCTTCACACCCTGAACTCAAGCAAAGTGGAGATTTCAGGATATTTTTGCAGGCAGATGAAGAG AAAATGGATAGAGAAAGGTCGTACGAGACTGGTATATTCAAGAAGCCTTCTGATTTCTTACAGATGTTTAAG GACGTACAATCAAAAGTTAGTGATGTTGTTctgggaaaagaaaaacctgTGGAGGAATCTACTCCTGAATATGAAAAgcttaaaaattacatatttgagCTAGAAAACCACTTAGCAGAGACCCAGAAACAAGCATTCCGTCTTGTGAAAAGACACCGAG aacttgggcaatctCTGGCGGACTTTGGGAAGGCAATTAAGCTTTTAGGTGCTTGTGATGGGGGCTCCttggaaaaagttttttcaGAAGTTGGATCAAAGTCGGAGATGTTATCAGTAAAGCTGCAAAGAGAG GCAGACAACCTTCTCTTTAACTTTGAAGAGCCTTTGAAAGATTATGTACGCGCTGTGCAGTCAATAAAG GCAACTATGGTGGATCGAGCCAATGCTTTCAGGCAGCACCACGATTTATTTCAGCAGAAGGATTATAAAGAGATTAATCT GGATAAACTAAAGTTTGTGACCCCTGATAAAATTTCTGAACTAGAAGCTGAGGTCAGAGAG TTGCAAGCAGACAGTGAAGAGGCCACGAAGAGGTTTGAGCACATAGCTGCGGTAATGAATGAGGAGCTTGCACGTTTCCAAGAGCAGAAAACAGCTGATATTGGACTTGCATTCCATGAATTTGCCAAAGGCCAAGCAAAGTTAGCGAAAGATATTGCTGACGCATGGCGCGGCGTCCTCCCAAAGCTTGAAGCTTGTTCTACTTCATAA
- the LOC102701955 gene encoding uncharacterized protein C45G9.4-like has translation MDRPRHKSSPSSERFLGSFLPSAAAGDQHGSAAFELDEDDLFASGAGSPERPQPSRRPLILSSVRAANPTPLPRLRRPPEGILDALPERRRPLAPPPSSSSNSSSTASSATVAPPRMIPTIPRPAAAAASALAPHIPQSAPVNVPAPQFRRLSVEAQMDKAEDDDDDDEEMLPPHEMVARARARDSPMTTFSVLEGAGRTLKGRDLRQVRNAVWRKTGFLD, from the coding sequence ATGGATCGCCCCCGCCACAAGAGCTCGCCTAGCTCCGAGCGCTTCCTCGgctccttcctcccctccgcggCTGCCGGCGACCAGCACGGATCGGCGGCCTTTGAGCTCGACGAGGACGACCTGTTCGCCTCCGGGGCCGGATCCCCCGAGCGGCCGCAGCCGTCTCGCCGCCCTCTCATCCTCTCCTCGGTCCGCGCCGCAAACCCTACCCCACTCCCCCGCCTCCGTCGCCCGCCGGAGGGCATCCTCGATGCCCtccccgagcgccgccgccctctcgCACCGCCTCCATCGTCTTCGTCGAACTCGTCGTCCACCGCCTCCTCGGCGACGGTGGCTCCTCCACGCATGATCCCCACCATCCCTCGTcctgcggccgcggcggcatcGGCGTTGGCACCGCACATCCCGCAGTCTGCGCCGGTGAATGTGCCGGCACCGCAGTTTAGGCGGTTATCGGTGGAGGCACAGATGGATAAAGctgaggacgacgacgacgacgacgaggagatgCTGCCGCCACACGAGATGGTAgcacgagcgcgggcgcgggattCACCGATGACCACCTTCTCGGTGCTGGAGGGCGCCGGGCGCACGCTCAAGGGGAGGGACCTCCGCCAGGTACGCAATGCCGTGTGGCGGAAGACCGGCTTTCTCGATTGA
- the LOC107304218 gene encoding NAC domain-containing protein 90-like, with translation MADGGRRAPGYRFYPTEEELICFYLRHKLDSLRGDIERVIPVFDVYSVDPYQLSEIHERLRGGNGGGGEGEPWFYFCPRQEREARGGRPSRTTPSGYWKAAGTPGVVYSADRRPIGMKKTMVFYRGRAPSGTKTEWKMNEYRAFHYPAAAAPPSLPPQLRSEFSLCRLYTRSGCLRQFDRRPLAGGADENTGTTSTAAAAASPEENDGSGGSMQQQQQQEQAELVIDQGGAAVDPDGWYDSDAATLTALLYWPGD, from the exons atggccgacggcggccggcgggctCCGGGGTACCGCTTCTACCcgacggaggaggagctgaTATGCTTCTACCTCCGCCACAAGCTCGACAGCCTGAGGGGCGACATCGAGCGCGTCATCCCCGTCTTCGACGTCTACTCCGTCGACCCGTATCAGCTCTCAG AGATTCACGAGAGGCTgcgcggcggcaacggcggcggcggcgagggggaaCCGTGGTTCTACTTCTGCCCGCGgcaggagcgggaggcgcGGGGCGGGCGGCCGAGCCGGACCACGCCGTCGGGGTACTGGAAGGCGGCGGGCACGCCCGGCGTCGTCTActccgccgaccgccgccccATCGGGATGAAGAAGACCATGGTGTTCTaccgcggccgcgcgccgtcggGGACCAAGACCGAGTGGAAGATGAACGAGTACAGAGCATTCCActaccccgccgccgccgcgccaccaaGCCTTCCACCGCAG ctgcgaAGTGAGTTCAGTCTCTGTCGGCTGTACACTCGGTCGGGATGCCTGCGGCAATTCGACCGGCGGCCGCTCGCGGGCGGTGCTGATGAGAACACAGGGACGACATCCacggctgccgctgctgcgtCACCCGAGGAAAACGACGGCTCAGGTGGTTCcatgcagcaacagcagcagcaggaacaGGCGGAGCTGGTGATCGATCAAGGTGGCGCCGCCGTTGATCCGGACGGCTGGTACGACTCCGACGCGGCCACCTTGACTGCACTTCTGTACTGGCCTGGAGATTAA
- the LOC102721798 gene encoding transcription factor DIVARICATA-like, with the protein MDLYGAGAAGGPAARRPWSKEEDKMFERALVICPEHTPDRWAIIAAQLPGRTPQEAAEHYQALVADIDLIMRGAVDAPGSWDDDDGNDRRGGTGKPRGEERRRGVPWSEDEHRLFLEGLDRYGRGDWRNISRFAVRTRTPTQVASHAQKYFIRQANAGARDSKRKSIHDITTP; encoded by the exons ATGGATCTGTACGGCGCGGGGGCGGCCGGGggaccggcggcgaggcggccgtgGAGCAAGGAGGAGGACAAGATGTTCGAGAGAGCGCTGGTGATCTGCCCGGAGCACACCCCCGACCGGTGGGCGATCATCGCGGCGCAGCTCCCCGGGCGCACGCcgcaggaggcggcggagcactACCAGGCGCTCGTCGCCGACATCGACCTCATCATGCGCGGAGCCGTCGACGCCCCCGGGTCCTGGGACGACGATGACGGTAAcgaccgccgcggcggcaccggcaagccccgcggcgaggagcgccgccgcggcgtacCCTGGTCCGAAGACGAGCACAG GCTGTTCCTCGAGGGATTGGACAGGTACGGGCGGGGAGACTGGAGGAACATCTCGCGGTTCGCGGTGAGGACGCGGACGCCGACGCAGGTGGCGAGCCACGCGCAGAAGTACTTCATCCGGCAGGCCAACGCCGGCGCCCGCGACTCCAAGCGCAAGAGCATCCACGACATCACCACCCCTTGA